The Lycium ferocissimum isolate CSIRO_LF1 chromosome 1, AGI_CSIRO_Lferr_CH_V1, whole genome shotgun sequence genome includes a region encoding these proteins:
- the LOC132038300 gene encoding uncharacterized protein LOC132038300: MENRNMDKDGPNKEEQAEENSCLSKGSIKELEPQHLLRLGNPPFTGNCTQKLFFHSSLGLQNKLLKHIITLDERYFLRCLELVHIHSTCNFSSNMQILSKSSGSTEVRNENICTNNGNLAIECPQAAGTESYVPDSSEEWILGAITGSKSMLNILKSPLLNQLGSVNKENIHDSEEATVFSDFMSSPGGPEYQAYGSEHVHRRVLSVSSTTTSTCSDQSCLSAAAPISQGMLQRRWKNGLPHYVFSVDGKKDVYTADLLKIDSPDDKFLDYVYTFHSRPEGKKERALGESHLVGKMTVSTSVTLSSTKLEIMETRFVVFGSMDQYMNEIQASHILRKNNKRLAKKVTDVFRTSQSYKQRSLSQFGGTSAILEDASWTPSIDMYDDYHSCGNAFLDQQIPPNFELAAIVMRDPIFDNSKEKETGGWGMKFLKKSPTETKNAPPGSRGNSECSTSMDVIVPTGFHGGPRSIHAGPSSLLERWNSGGHCDCGGWDVGCPLTVLKTGNEASSQTTSGECQTFDLYIQGSKQCAPVMKMSNIHDGLYYIHFHSTLSALQAFAIAAAFIHRHSPFLRPKLYRK, from the exons ATGGAAAACAGAAACATGGACAAGGATGGCCCTAACAAGGAAGAACAAGCAGAGGAGAATAGTTGTTTGTCGAAAGGATCAATAAAAGAGTTAGAACCACAGCACCTACTTAGACTAGGAAACCCACCTTTTACTGGAAATTGCACCCAGAAATTGTTCTTTCATAGTTCTCTTGGCTTACAAAATAAGCTTCTGAAGCATATAATAACTTTAGACGAAAGATACTTCCTTCGCTGCCTTGAATTGGTACACATCCATTCCACATGCAATTTCTCTTCAAACATGCAAATCTTATCAAAGAGTTCAGGTTCTACAGAGGTTAGAAACGAAAATATCTGCACAAATAATGGCAATCTGGCGATTGAATGTCCTCAAGCTGCGGGGACCGAGAGTTATGTCCCCGACTCTTCTGAGGAGTGGATTCTTGGTGCAATAACTGGTAGTAAGAGTATGCTGAACATTTTAAAGAGTCCTTTACTTAATCAGTTGGGATCTGTCAACAAGGAAAATATACATGATAGTGAAGAAGCCACAGTTTTTTCTGATTTCATGAGCTCTCCCGGTGGTCCGGAATATCAGGCATATGGATCTGAGCACGTACACAGAAGGGTTCTTTCTGTATCTAGTACTACAACTTCGACATGCTCGGACCAATCTTGTCTTTCAGCAGCTGCCCCTATTTCTCAAGGAATGCTCCAGAGGAGATGGAAAAACGGTTTACCACATTATGTCTTTTCCGTAGATGGTAAAAAGGATGTGTATACAGCTGATTTGCTGAAGATTGACTCGCCTGATGATAAGTTTCTGGATTATGTTTACACATTTCATTCAAGACCAGAAGGCAAAAAGGAACGTGCCTTAGGGGAGTCACATCTTGTAGGTAAAATGACGGTGTCAACTTCAGTTACACTTAGCTCAACCAAGTTGGAGATTATGGAGACCCGATTTGTTGTGTTTGGTTCCATGGATCAATATATGAATGAGATACAAGCAAGTCATATCCTCAGGAAGAACAACAAAAGATTGGCAAAGAAAGTAACAGATGTGTTCAGAACTAGTCAGTCTTATAAGCAGAGAAGCTTATCTCAGTTCGGCGGAACAAGTGCCATTCTTGAAGATGCTTCTTGGACGCCATCgatagatatgtatgatgattacCATTCGTGCGGCAATGCTTTTCTAGATCAACAAATCCCGCCAAATTTTGAGTTGGCTGCCATTGTTATGAGAGATCCTATTTTTGACAACTCTAAGGAGAAAGAGACGGGTGGCTGGGGTATGAAGTTTCTCAAGAAATCCCCTACTGAAACTAAAAATGCACCTCCTGGTTCACGTGGTAACAGTGAATGCTCAACAAGCATGGATGTTATAGTTCCAACTGGTTTTCATGGTGGGCCTAGAAGCATACATGCTGGGCCGTCAAGCCTGTTGGAGCGGTGGAACTCCGGTGGGCACTGTGATTGTGGAGGCTGGGATGTCGGGTGCCCCCTCACAGTTCTTAAAACTGGAAATGAAGCTTCATCACAAACTACATCCGGAGAATGCCAAACTTTTGATCTCTATATACAG GGTTCAAAACAATGTGCACCAGTCATGAAAATGTCAAATATTCATGATGGTTTGTATTACATCCATTTTCATTCGACTTTATCAGCTTTGCAGGCCTTTGCCATAGCTGCTGCTTTCATTCATAGACATAGTCCCTTTCTACGACCGAAACTGTACAGGAAGTGA